ATAGCAAACCGGTACTTTGGCTGGAGTATAAGCTATGCTGTGTTATTTTTCGATCTGGTGGTTGTATTCGGATCCTATTTCATCATCGGCGCCGAGAAAGTTATGTACACGATTATTTCGCTTTATATCGCCGCCAAGCTGATTGATTTTATTGTTGAAGGTCTGAACGCGAGAAAGACGGTTACGATTATTTCCCGCTTCAACCCTGAAATTGCCGATAAGATAAATAAGGAAATCAACAGAGGAGTTACTATTTACTCCGCCGGCGGCGAGTATATGAAGGAAGCAAGGGAAGTTTTATATATTGTGATTAAAAAAAAGGAGCTGTTCAAGTTAAAGAAAATCGTTTATGAAATTGATCATCAAGCATTTGTGGTCATTCATGATGTTCGGGACGTATTCGGACAAGCGAAGTCTCCAGGGAAGGCTTGAGTGTGAAGGCTGGAAGGCCAATCATAAGAGAAGCAATGAGGCGTGACGAATGTAGCCTGTTCACTCGATCCGTATCGAACGTGTAAGAAAGGAGAATGAACTGATTTGAACCATAACCTCCATTTGTTCTTAGCGGTTGTTACCGCAATCGTTATTGTTATTGTTGCCGCCCGTATTTGCGGAAGTCTATTCGTACGCATCCGTCAGCCAAGAGTAGTAGGCGAGATGGTCGCCGGGGTTCTGCTAGGACCGACATTTTTCGGGGTTCTCGCTCCTGAACTTCAAGCTTCCATTTTTACATCGGAGGTTAAAAGCACCTTATTTGTTCTTAGCAATCTCGGTCTATCGGTGTATATGTTCTTAGTCGGAGCCGAGATGGATCTTCAAAGCTTTAATCGCTCATCCATCCAGAAATCCGGTTTTCTTGCATCAGCGGGAATTTTTCCGCCATTTATCATGGGTGTGGCAATCGGTTTTTTCCTGTATGATAGTTTCTCTTTTGATGCGATTAATAAAATGAGTTTTTGTATTTACATGGGGGTCGCTCTCTCCATTACAGCATTTCCAATGATGGCAAGAATTCTGCAAGATGAGGGGTTGGTGAAAACAAAGTTCGGGTCCTTGACGCTCTTGGCGGCAAGCGTTGACGATGCGGCCGCGTGGTGTTTTTTGGCAGTTGTTACCGCGATGGCCCAGTCTAAAGATATGATTGCCGGTCTGTACACGGCGGTCGGCGGAGTTTTGTTTGCCTTATTGGTTTTGACTTTAGTGAAGAAGCGGCTAAAAAAAATGAGCGATCGGGTGGAAGCCGCAGGTCAGTTCTTGCAGCACGACTTCGCCATCATATTGCTGCTAATACTCGGTGCCGCCTGGATAACGGATTATATAGGAATTTACTCTGTGTTTGGAGGATTTATCTTAGGCTTGGCAATGCCGAGAACACCGGTATTTCAACGGGAAATCCACGGTAAGCTAACCGACTTTGTGGTTGTGCTGTTGCTTCCGCTGTTTTTCGCCTTTTCT
This is a stretch of genomic DNA from Paenibacillus sp. sptzw28. It encodes these proteins:
- a CDS encoding YitT family protein; translation: MKNLITDIIQIILGSFILAVGMNSFAIPNELAEGGAIGISMDLYYLFQWSPGVTLLLLNAVLVSIGYKLLDKRVTYYTIITIAANSFFLLVTKGIAVYAGETILGTIFAGVFIGIGIGIIIRAGGTTGGSTILAKIANRYFGWSISYAVLFFDLVVVFGSYFIIGAEKVMYTIISLYIAAKLIDFIVEGLNARKTVTIISRFNPEIADKINKEINRGVTIYSAGGEYMKEAREVLYIVIKKKELFKLKKIVYEIDHQAFVVIHDVRDVFGQAKSPGKA
- a CDS encoding cation:proton antiporter; amino-acid sequence: MNHNLHLFLAVVTAIVIVIVAARICGSLFVRIRQPRVVGEMVAGVLLGPTFFGVLAPELQASIFTSEVKSTLFVLSNLGLSVYMFLVGAEMDLQSFNRSSIQKSGFLASAGIFPPFIMGVAIGFFLYDSFSFDAINKMSFCIYMGVALSITAFPMMARILQDEGLVKTKFGSLTLLAASVDDAAAWCFLAVVTAMAQSKDMIAGLYTAVGGVLFALLVLTLVKKRLKKMSDRVEAAGQFLQHDFAIILLLILGAAWITDYIGIYSVFGGFILGLAMPRTPVFQREIHGKLTDFVVVLLLPLFFAFSGLNADIASLFNMGIVIPFLFILLASILGKYGGCTLAMRRMGFTWRESSAIGGLMNARGLMELIVVNIGLAYEIINQDLYSMLVLMAIVTTAAAMPIFNASLGNRGTMAQNSKENPTFNLEGNASAP